In the Emys orbicularis isolate rEmyOrb1 chromosome 3, rEmyOrb1.hap1, whole genome shotgun sequence genome, one interval contains:
- the ZFP36L2 gene encoding mRNA decay activator protein ZFP36L2, whose protein sequence is MSTTLLSAFYDIDFLCKSEKALTNLSSMLDKKAVGTPVTSPSSSFAPGFLRRHSTSNLQALANSSKFPGSSGSSSSSSSSFGSLKETGTGGGGSGGSSSPTALLNKENKFRDRSFSENGERSQHLMQQLQQQAGKGGGGAPINSTRYKTELCRPFEESGACKYGEKCQFAHGFHELRSLTRHPKYKTELCRTFHTIGFCPYGPRCHFIHNADERRPAPGGGTAAPAAPHHHPHPPPPHPAGSTGDLRAFAPRDPPLGGGGGFGPQRGAGERPKLHHSLSFSGFSAHHQHGCGQQPGGRLEAALLESPGGSRTPPPPASASYCDELLSPPCANNAFAFSGQELGSLIAPLAIHSPSFAASPAAAAAAVAAAAFYRCQQQQPPPGGSCPPPPASPPFNFQPLRRLSESPVFDAPPSPPDSLSDRESYLSGSLSSGSLSGSESPSLDSGRRLPIFSRLSISDD, encoded by the exons ATGTCTACGACACTTTTATCTGCCTTCTACGACATCGACTTCTTGTGCAAG AGTGAAAAAGCACTGACCAACCTGAGCAGCATGCTGGACAAGAAGGCGGTGGGGACCCCCGTgacctcccccagctccagcttcGCGCCGGGGTTTCTGCGAAGGCACTCGACCAGCAACCTGCAGGCTCTGGCCAACAGCTCCAAGTTCCCAGGCTCCTCGGGCTCCAGCTCGTCGTCCTCTTCCTCGTTCGGCAGCTTGAAGGAGACGGGCACGGGCGGGGGGGGAAGCGGAGGGAGCAGCAGCCCCACCGCGCTGCTCAACAAGGAGAACAAGTTCCGGGACCGCTCGTTCAGCGAGAATGGCGAGCGCAGCCAGCACCtgatgcagcagctgcagcagcaggcggggaaggggggcggcGGGGCGCCCATCAACTCCACGCGCTACAAGACGGAGCTGTGCCGGCCCTTCGAGGAGAGCGGCGCCTGCAAGTACGGCGAGAAGTGCCAGTTCGCGCACGGCTTCCACGAGCTGCGCAGCCTGACGCGCCACCCCAAGTACAAGACCGAGCTGTGCCGCACCTTCCACACCATCGGCTTCTGCCCCTACGGCCCGCGCTGCCACTTCATCCACAACGCGGATGAGCGCCGCCCCGCGCCCGGAGGGGGAAcggccgcgcccgccgccccgCACCACCACCCCCACCCGCCGCCGCCTCACCCCGCCGGCAGCACCGGTGACCTGCGCGCCTTCGCCCCCCGGGATCCGCCGCTGGGGGGCGGCGGCGGGTTCGGGCCCCAGCGCGGCGCTGGCGAGCGGCCCAAGCTGCACCACAGCCTGAGCTTCTCCGGCTTCTCCGCCCACCACCAACATGGCTGCGGGCAGCAGCCCGGCGGGCGCCTGGAGGCGGCGCTGCTCGAGAGCCCCGGCGGGTCCCGCACCCCTCCGCCGCCCGCCTCCGCCTCCTACTGCGACGAGCTGCTCTCCCCGCCCTGCGCCAACAACGCCTTCGCCTTCTCGGGCCAGGAGCTGGGCAGCCTCATCGCGCCGCTCGCCATCCACAGCCCCAGCTTCGCCGCCAGccccgctgccgccgccgccgcggtAGCTGCCGCCGCCTTctaccgctgccagcagcagcagccgccgccgggGGGGAGCTGTCCGCCGCCGCCCGCCTCGCCtcccttcaacttccagcccctgCGCCGCCTCTCCGAGTCCCCCGTCTTCGacgcgccgcccagccccccggACTCGCTCTCCGACCGGGAGAGCTACCTGAGCGGCTCCCTCAGCTCCGGCAGCCTGAGCGGCTCCGAGTCCCCCAGCCTGGACTCCGGCAGGCGCCTGCCCATCTTCAGCCGCCTCTCCATCTCCGACGACTAG